The following proteins are encoded in a genomic region of Magnolia sinica isolate HGM2019 chromosome 1, MsV1, whole genome shotgun sequence:
- the LOC131255465 gene encoding histone H2A.1-like, translating into MLLRCPNLMLTMLRRLLTETSYLPRLMAQACMNLVYLATVLEYLAAEVLELAGNAARDNKKSRIIPRHVLLAVRNDMLGKLLASVTISSGGVLPNINSVLLPKKS; encoded by the exons ATGTTACTTAGATGTCCAAATCTCATGCTTACAATGCTTAGAAGATTGCTGACAGAAACATCGTACCTGCCCCG GCTGATGGCACAAGCTTGCATGAATCTTGTCTATTTGGCTACTGTTCTTGAGTACTTGGCAGCTGAGGTTTTGGAGCTGGCTGGGAATGCTGCTAGAGACAATAAGAAGTCCCGCATCATTCCAAGGCATGTTCTTTTGGCTGTCAGAAATGATATGCTTGGGAAATTGCTTGCTAGTGTGACAATTTCAAGTGGTGGTGTTTTGCCAAACATAAACTCTGTTCTCTTGCCTAAGAAGTCTTAA